Proteins encoded within one genomic window of Chrysiogenia bacterium:
- a CDS encoding MarR family transcriptional regulator, with amino-acid sequence MGTKHQGTTKETRALNAYIPLMRSTQRLEVHLSRALAEHDLTISQLGVLEALLHLGPMSQTALGEKLLRTGGSVTVCVNRLEKRGLVERRRSQSDGRVQILHLTPTGRRHIKKVFPVHVDGIVQTMGALSASEQAELMRLCKKIGKALPKD; translated from the coding sequence ATGGGCACAAAACACCAAGGAACAACGAAAGAAACCCGGGCGCTCAACGCCTACATCCCGCTGATGCGCAGCACGCAGCGGCTCGAAGTGCACCTCTCTCGCGCGCTTGCCGAGCATGACCTGACCATCAGCCAGCTCGGCGTGCTCGAGGCGCTGCTGCACCTGGGCCCCATGAGCCAGACGGCGCTCGGCGAGAAACTGCTGCGCACCGGCGGCAGCGTCACGGTGTGCGTCAACCGGCTCGAAAAACGCGGACTGGTGGAGCGTCGCCGCAGCCAGAGCGACGGGCGCGTCCAGATCCTGCATCTCACACCGACCGGCCGCCGTCACATCAAGAAGGTCTTCCCCGTGCACGTTGATGGAATCGTGCAGACCATGGGCGCGCTCAGCGCGTCCGAGCAGGCCGAACTGATGCGTCTGTGCAAGAAGATCGGCAAGGCACTTCCCA